A region of Catenibacterium mitsuokai DNA encodes the following proteins:
- a CDS encoding ADP-ribosylglycohydrolase family protein — translation MLGAIIGDIVGSRFEWENYKGKDFELFTKECMPTDDSIMSLAIGAGLLKSQPDYENLEKNTIDCMQSLGRQYPYCGYGVNFYFWIFGDDPKPYNSYGNGASMRVSAAGTVASSLEEALALSKRVTAISHNHPEGIKGAQATAAAIYLAKTGSTKEEIKDYINQNFYKIDFTLDEIRDTYEFNEICQRTVPQALEAFFESMDYEDAIRNAISIGGDSDTIGAICGSIAEAYYGIPVNIRNQALSYLDDTLTLCLKQFEEAYPPVIISGEKPIGLPMG, via the coding sequence ATGTTAGGTGCAATTATTGGAGATATTGTTGGTTCTAGATTTGAATGGGAAAACTATAAAGGGAAAGACTTTGAACTATTTACAAAGGAATGTATGCCTACGGATGATAGTATTATGAGTCTTGCAATAGGAGCAGGATTACTTAAAAGTCAACCTGACTATGAAAATCTAGAAAAGAATACAATAGATTGCATGCAGTCACTAGGTAGACAATATCCTTATTGTGGTTATGGAGTTAACTTCTATTTTTGGATCTTTGGAGATGATCCAAAGCCTTATAATAGTTATGGTAATGGTGCCTCGATGAGAGTAAGTGCGGCAGGTACTGTGGCTTCTTCTTTGGAAGAAGCGTTAGCACTCTCAAAAAGAGTGACTGCTATCAGCCATAATCATCCTGAAGGTATCAAAGGAGCACAGGCAACAGCTGCCGCCATATATTTAGCTAAGACAGGTTCAACAAAAGAAGAAATTAAAGACTATATTAATCAGAATTTCTATAAGATAGATTTTACTCTTGATGAAATAAGAGATACTTATGAGTTTAATGAAATATGTCAACGAACAGTTCCTCAGGCATTAGAGGCTTTCTTTGAATCAATGGACTATGAGGATGCAATTAGAAATGCGATTTCTATTGGCGGAGATAGTGACACAATAGGGGCTATATGCGGTAGTATTGCGGAAGCGTATTATGGTATTCCTGTAAATATCAGAAATCAGGCTTTAAGCTATTTAGATGACACATTGACACTTTGTTTGAAACAATTTGAAGAAGCATATCCGCCTGTTATAATTAGTGGCGAAAAACCCATAGGCTTGCCTATGGGATGA